The DNA sequence CACGCTTTCTAACCAATTATCTCGTGGTACTGATTTCATAGCGCGATATGGTGGTGAAGAGTTCAGCTGTATTCTTCAAAACACCGACCGAAAAGGCGCAGAACTTGTTGCGAAACGTTTAGTTGATGCAGTCTACCAAGCTAATTTAATCCACGAGTACAGTGTTGCATCAGATAGAGTCACTATTAGTGTTGGCATTGCATGTTTTGACTATAGTAATAATGCAAACGAGAGCAAAGACATTGTCAAATGTGCTGACGTTGCGCTATACGAAGCAAAATCTCGTGGCAGAAATCGTTATGTCGTTTACAGCCATTAATACAAAACTCGTTTTTAGTTTTCATTTGAGTCTGGCTTATCACTAATATATCTCGCGACTCTTATATTTACTGACGTACCACCTTCATTTCGAGTTGAAATTGAAACAGAGCCTTTTAATAACTGGTTTACCCATTGATGTACTAGGTGGAGGCCCAGTCCTGTATTACCTTGATGTCTTGCTGTTGTCGCAAATGGTTCAAACACATCGTTTATAGTCTGACTGAGACCAATGCCATTATCCTCAAACACAATTTGCACACTATCTCGAGATGCATTCGCAGATATGTCAATTCGTCGAAAAGTAACCCCTTCAAAGGCATGGTCCATTGAATTTTTTACGATATTTTGGATAGTTTGAGAAAGAGCACCAGGGTAACTTTGCATTTCCAAGATTTTTGGAGCATGTAGTTTTGTCGTTATTTTTGCTTCTCGAAGAATAGGGCCCATAGAATCCAATACATCATTTATTATAGTGATCAGGTCAAATGTTTGTACCTCCTCTTCATGCCTGTCTACTGCTAACCGCTTAAACCTTTTAATAATATCACTGGATTTTTGTAAGCAATTTTGAATATGTTGGTTTCCGGATACATTTCCTTCAACTAACTCTAATAAATCTGATTTAGAAATCCCTTGCTCAATTTTGAGGCCAAAATCTTGATTTATTGTTTTTAAATTCGATGAAGTCATTTTCGCGGCGCCTATTGGTGTATTTAGTTCGTGTGCTACACCCGAAACTAAAAATCCTAAAGACGCCATTTTTTCGGCTTGCACTAATTCGTCTTTAAGTTTTTGTTCTATTTCTAAAGCGCATTTTAATTGTTTATGCTCATGGTCGAGTTGTTGGTTTAATCGCTTTAATTCTCTTTTTTGGCTGAGCTCTTTGTATCCTAACAAGCCAAACACGACAATAGAGAGAAAAAGGGTGAGTAGGGTATAGACATAAACATTATAAAAGAGAATTAATTCTTGATCCTTTTTTGTAATAGTAAGAAAAATCAAATCATTCAAGCCACTCGTCGAATCTTTATCGTTTATTTCTTCATTTAAAATACTTAGTTTAAGGCCACTCACGTAACCAAGTTCACTGTCGTAATAAAAACGTGTAGAAACGTTATTATTTAAGGTATCTGCTAAAGAAGGGTACTCATTACTAAGTGTTGCGTTTCTTTCCTCGAAGGAACTTGCCCATTCCTTTTTTTTATCGGGGTGAATTATGAAATAGTCAGTACCCGCGCTTACTTTTAAAAAGGTTGAATCCGTTGATAGGTTTCTAAGTTGTTGATAAAGCTCCGTGAGCTGGTAATTGATGACTAAATAAAAACGTTTTTCCAATTGCCAATGATAAACAGCTCTTATAGTTGGCTCAATTGGTTTTACCACGACGCCTTGTTCAATATTTAAATCAATTTGACTCAAATACAGTGAATCTGGTGCTAGTTTTTTAGCTTGTAAATAATAATCTCGATTACTTTTATTTTGTAATTCTTCAGAGGCCACGGTAGTTGCTATACCATCACGCACATTGACACGAACCAATTCCGTTCCGTCCTCATCTAGGACCCGTACCTGTGAAATATTGGGTAGCAGTGTGCTGACTTTATTTAGTAATGGTTCTGGATTAAAGGTTTTTTGTACCGAATGGCCATCTTTGATGTACTGAAAAATCAAAAAAGAACTTTGCCTTATATTCGCTACTTGCTTTGTAAACAGTATGGACGCCTGATTGATTATCAAATCTTGCGTGCTTTGTAATCGAGATACTTTTTCAGTTTTTAAAATACTATAAACAAACAAAGTTGTAATGAGCGATAGAGAAAGTGTTAAAACTAATACACCATTAATTGAACCTTTGCTGTGTTCGGACTCATCCATTTGATTGTTCCGCTATATAGTTTGGCGCTCATTTTCGAGACGCGTCACAAGGTTTGTTAAAGACATGGGTTTTGCATATAAATATCCCTGACAGACCTTAATTCCCATAGACACAAGAATTTGCTTTTGTTGTTCGGTTTCGACACCTTCAGCAATGACTTCAAAATTGAAAATGTCTGATAGACTTTTGACTGTCTTTACTACGCTTTGCGAAGCTTTTTCTGTAGCAAGAGAGTCTACAAATACCTTATCTAACTTAAGAGTCGTGGCTGGCAATTTTGTGATTACACCGAGTGAAGAGTAACCAGTACCAAAATCATCAATTGCTACTTTTACACCATTTTGTAACAGTGTATTTATGATTGGTTCAATCATCGAATAATCGTCCATTAATTCTGTTTCGGTAACTTCTATTTCGATACTGTTGTTCGGTGCTTTGGTTTCTTTGATGAGGTCAATTAGCCGAGAAGTAAATTTCTGATTAATTAAATCACTGTAGGTTACGTTAAAAGATAAAGAGCAGGGCAGCTGTTTACTTAAGAGTAGCTTAACTGCATCAAACGTTTTCTCCATTACCAACTGATCTAGTGGAGTTATCAAGCCAGAATCCTGAGCAAGTGGTATGAATTGATCGGGCTTTAGCTGTAGGTTATTGTCTAAATTCCACCTTACTAACGCTTCGGCACCGACCGTGGTATTAGTATGTGTATCAATTTTGGGTTGAAAAACTAAGTGGATACCACTATTACTTTTTATGGCGTCATTAAGTTGGTGTAAAAGAATTTGGCGTTCAGAGGTCTTGTTAATTAACTCTTTGTCGAAAACATCTTGCTTGGCACCTTGAACATGCATGTCTAGCAGACCAATTTCGATAGCGTTGATTATATCTGAGCTGCTCAATTCGGTTAATGAATCTAATTTAACTGTTAAAGCCGTCATTGATACATGATGCTGGAAATCGCCATTATCAATGAACAACTCATCAATGGAAGTTACATCACTCGTTTTAAAACTTTGCGAATCAAACATTAAAACAAAAGTATCCTGACTTACTAGAGTCACCGCATAGCTTTGCTTAAACCGATCTTTAATGGTTATCGTCATTTCATTTAATAAGCGATTTATGTTGTCTGTACCTAAACATAGTTCTAGAGAAGGGAATTCGTTAATCTTTAGGGCTAAAAGCACGACTTCGGAACGGTCTTTGTGGTTAAAGCTGTCGAGTTCTCTAGCCAGCCAGTTTTGATTTGGTAACTGGGTTCTTACGTCATAGTATGCTAAGAAAGAAAGCTTATTCATCAACGCAAGATTTGCGAAACGAGTGCTGATGTTGTCACTAAATACATTCAATAAGTTGATATGCTGCTGTTTTATTTGGCTATTTGTTCGCACTATAAATAAATAAGATGCTTTGTCGTATTCTTTGGTACTAAAAAACAATATGTTCCATCTTCCATCAAATTGATGTTGTTTTGTGCTTTTTACTTTATCAACCAAACCTAAAACCGTATTGTAATCTTCTTTTTCTAGTGTCGTTAGGTAATCATTTAACGCTTTATTATTGAGAGAAATATAAGTACTGGTTGTTGCCAGAATTTGAAAGGTTTCTGGAGTGTTTGCATCGTTAAAATTCACACAAACTATACCGTCTGTTTCATCAATTTGTATGACACGGCTAATTTCATTTAGCACGGTTGAAGTAAAACTTTGCAGGTCATTACTACGTGTGATTGAGCGTGACGCATCAACAATTATTTGCAAACCACGTTTGGCAATATACAACTGATTGAGCGTATCCCAGTTCCGTATATTGGCAATTATTAAGCTTTTTAGTTTTTCAGAGGTTAAGTCAACCTTGTTCCAATATTCGTCAATATCATAGTTGGCCATAATATCTTTTTGAGGCGCTAAACTCGCTTGACCGGTTAATAAGATAATCCTAACTCTGTTGTCGTCAATAACGTCACGGATCGTGCTAACAAGTTTTAATCCAGCATCATCTTCCTCCATAACCACATCAAGTAGGATGACTGAAATGTCATTACGATTTGATAGAAAAGTTGACGCCTCGGTAGCGGATTGAGCCTTATGGAGTACAATAGGTCTGCCTTCAACCTCTAGGCCATTAAGGCAAAGCTCAAGAGTCTTCTGATAATCCGGATCATCCTCAACGCTTAAAACATGCCAAGGTTCCAATTGATTTTTTACTTTAGTTTTGTCTTCTGTAAAGGTAAATAAACCTTCGGCCATTTTGGGTTAACTCCAGTTATCACGGCGTCAAAAAGTTACAAATGTTGAGAGGCCAATTGTATTTGTTTAGCTTAAGAGACAGTACAGTAGTAAAAACGTATTTTCGCAACTGTAAATTCAATACCATACATTGATATGCACATAATATACATTATGTTAAATCAAGTATTGTAATACTTGTAAGATTAAACTCTGAGCCTTACTTTGAAGCTTCTACCCTCAGTCTATCCCTTAAACAAAAAAGGAAGCTTTCACTTCCTTTTCTTTGTATTCATTAGAAACTAAATAGCTAGTTAATGGATTTGTTTTAACGGCGATGCGTGTGCTGCTGCTCGGAAAATACTATTCATTAACATCACGTTTAGACCATCAAGATATGCGCGAGTTGTTGGTTCTTGCGTGTACGCAATGACCATACCTTTGCCCATTGGTTGGTGAATTAAAAACGGTTTGTAAGCCAACTGCTTTTTGCTTTCTTCCCATAAATATCCACTCGCCAACACTTTATCCTCCGAACTAAACCAAGCTAAGTTTTTACCCGAGTTTAATTTGATCGGCGTAAAAATGTCGCTGCCATAAGCAATACCCACAACGTTAGGCTTTATGCCCGCAGTTAGCCAATGTTCTTGGTCTACTTCGACGTTTGCTAACACGCCAGCGACAAAATCTGGATTTTTATCAAATTCTTCAGTCGCTACTTTTAACGTTTCTCGGTTTTTGATAACAACACCATCAACCAAGCCTGAGTCCGAATCTTTATAGACACTAGGGTTTTCATTAACGGCTCGTTCGCGTTGTACGTCTAAAATTGCATAATCTGGGTTTGACGCAAATTTTGTTGCACCAGCAAAAGTAATTAAAACTCCGCCATTTTTAACCCACTGTTTTAGGTTATCAGCTCCGCCCTTACCTAACGCGTTTTCATAATAACCGTGTGGTAGGATTAACACCTGATAATTACTTAAATCAGCATAGCGCAATACATTTGTGCGAATGGCTGTAACTGGATAATCGAATTGACGCTCGATAACAAAACGAGTGTGACCGGCACTAAGAGAACTGACAGGTTCGTCCCAAGCCATCGCGACACGTGGTGCAGTTAGCTCAGGCATTGAGCCACTACCTAAACTTGGGCCATCGGTGACCCAACTTGTATCAATTCCGATCACTTTCGCGCCAGTTTGTGCTGCAATTGAACTTATCACTGATGGTAAATCTTTTGAGTTTTGTCGCTTTTCAATAACAATACTACCAGCTGGAAAACGCTGCTTACCATCTAAAGTAAAGGACTTATCTGCGGTCTTTACAGTTAGCCCAGCCTTTAATGCATGAGTTAAAAAGCGGCCTGCGGCCATATCACCCCATGGAATAATGTAACCAACCTTGGCATTCAAATTTTCTACTTGCCCTTTGAGCTTTTGATCAGGTGTTACAAACGTGTACTTTACCTTAGGCACTGATTTACATGAATCAACATCAACACCAAACATTAATGGTAGTGACCAGCCGGTTACATCGTAAATTTCATCATTTAAATTACGAGCTCTACGACGTTCTTGCTCTTTGATAAACGCCTCAGACATGTTGACTTGCTCGGTCATCGTTGTTGTGACAAAACGACCTTTAGGTTGGGCCGAATCAATAAAATAAGTCCCAGTCGGGTAAGTATTACCGCACAGTTTAAAGGATTCTGTCGCTTGCTTAACTTCGACGTCGTGTTGGGCCATCAAAGTTGCTAGACGGTGGCTACCTGCCCTATTTAATTCATCGTTTAGAACATAGATACGCTCTTTGCCCTTACCCGATTCAATCGCGGTAACTTGATACTGATAGTAATCATTAAGAAGTTTTTTGCGGTGGTCTGCTACGCCTTCGGCTGTCGCAATTGACGCAACAAAATGACGTTGAACTGTATTGTCATAGGTCAGTAATTCACCCGTCGTTTTGGTATAGCGCTCTCCCCGTGAAGAAGACACTTCGTAGGTAGATGCCGACGCTCCATAAAAGGTAGGCCAGCTGTCACCATAACCTGGATAAAATGCATCAAAGATTTCTCGAGTAAAATAATCGTAACCATCTTGATCAAAATACTTGCCTATATTCGCACCTATGGTGTTCATATTTGCGACTTGAGTGTCGGTCATATGTGGATTAAATGGCTTAGCTGCCGGCGCAAAGTAATATGATTGATCACCGCCCATTTCGTGCAGGTCTATGACTACTAACGGTCTAAATTCATTTATTGCAGCGATACGGCCTTTGGTTTCTGGCTGAGTTACTGCCAACCAATCTCTGTTCATATCAAATAGATAGTGATTGCTACGACCACGCGGCCATGGTTCATTGTGCTCTGCACTTAAACGGTCTGAACTGTGTTCAAGTCCTACTGTTGCGTAATAACGCGACGTAAAACGAGTACGGCCATCTGGGTTTTGTAATGGATCGATAAAAACAACGGTGTTATCCAAGATTTTGTTCACTGTTTTATCATTTGATGCCGCCAATAAGTGGTAAGCAGTTCGCATAGCGGCATCTGTACCGCTGATTTCATTGCCGTGAACACTATAACCAAGCCAAACAGAAGATGGCATATTGTCGATTAATTCCTGTGCTTGTTTTTCGGTTGTTTTTCTAGGGTCAGAAAGTCGTTGCATGTTTTCTGCGAAGGAATCTAAATTATCTATGTTACTTTTATTACTGATAGCTACATAAATAAGACGACGGCCTTCCCAGGTCACACCATAATCAAATAACTTTACACGGTCAGGGGCCGCTAAGCTTAATGCTTCAAAATAACGGATCATATCACTGTGATTAGTAATCTTTGAGCCGGATGCATATCCAAGTACTTGTTGTACTGTAGGAATTTGGTTTGTGTATTCAGCCTGTACTGTTGAAGCTTGGACGATAGATGTGGCGGTCTCTGCGTGTATTAACGGAGTAGCTACAACGCTTGATACCATAAGCGCCGCACTTAAGGCGTTACGCAAATTGATCCTTTTTGTGTTTTTCATGTTTTTTCCTGTTTAAAAACAACCTGGGGTGAAACTAAAAGGTCATTACTTAAAGATCAAGCCTATTCCGTTGAATGAAAGGTTTTAAATCTTGTTTTAATGTAATCAAATCTTCAGTTACATAAGAAGCCATGGAGGTAAAGGGTGAGTCTTTTTCATTGTGTACCAAACAAGATGGCATTTGAGCATTATTCGCAGCTAACAAATCGTATTTATAGTCACCGACAAACAACATGTTTCGTGTATTTAGGTTCCAACTATTAGCAACATGAAGCAATGCACCGGGGTGTGGCTTAGCAGGAAAGTCTTCTCTGGTGATAAGAATGTCTGTGGACAGATTAGCTCTCTGCAATTTTAACCTTGCAGCCTCGAGGCAATTGCGAGTAATTATCCCAGTTGGTATATCTTGATGGTTTAAAAATTCAAACAGTTCAGTTAACCCATCGAATGGTTCGCTTAATTGAGCGTCAGCAACTTCGATATCGATTATTGTTTCATGGGCCTGCTCTCTTAAGTTCTCATCTAATGCTGACACATGAACTAATATATCGACGCCTTCCGGGCATCCGACTGCCCTGCGCATCTCTTTAAAGTTCATTGTACAAGACACGAGGGTGTTGTCTAAGTCAAACAACACACCACTTAATTTATTGTTTAGCAATTTTATTGTCATTTAGCCCACTTTATTGCTTAGCATTTTTATTACCTTAAACGTCGTAAAAGATACGACTGATCATCTAACATTGTATGAAAAACAACCATACAAACGTCGAAATAACCTAAAATAAATATTCCTATTAAGAAACTATTAATTTTGCCGATGTATTTCGTTAGTATCTATTTCCAAATAATAACAATAACTATAAACATTAAGGAAAAGCGGCTTTACCGTCATTAGGAAGAATTATGCAAAAAGCTGTACGACGCTCAATTTCTATTCAACTTAAACTCATCATCGCTCTAATTGCAGCAGTTGTTATCTCAACCAGTATTGTGAGTTACATTGGATACTCTAAAGCACAGTCCATCATGGTCTCAAGGATTGAACAATCTGAACTACCCAATTTATTACAACGCGTAAGGAATGCTATCGATGGTCAAACCGCTCGAATGTCTGCCCTTACCAAATCCATCGCGACCAACCCAATGATTTTGGACTGGGTTGAAAATGGCAATAACCAGGACGCTAAACTTTTAACTGAGTACCTCAACAATATAAAAACCAATA is a window from the Psychrosphaera ytuae genome containing:
- a CDS encoding sensor histidine kinase; this translates as MDESEHSKGSINGVLVLTLSLSLITTLFVYSILKTEKVSRLQSTQDLIINQASILFTKQVANIRQSSFLIFQYIKDGHSVQKTFNPEPLLNKVSTLLPNISQVRVLDEDGTELVRVNVRDGIATTVASEELQNKSNRDYYLQAKKLAPDSLYLSQIDLNIEQGVVVKPIEPTIRAVYHWQLEKRFYLVINYQLTELYQQLRNLSTDSTFLKVSAGTDYFIIHPDKKKEWASSFEERNATLSNEYPSLADTLNNNVSTRFYYDSELGYVSGLKLSILNEEINDKDSTSGLNDLIFLTITKKDQELILFYNVYVYTLLTLFLSIVVFGLLGYKELSQKRELKRLNQQLDHEHKQLKCALEIEQKLKDELVQAEKMASLGFLVSGVAHELNTPIGAAKMTSSNLKTINQDFGLKIEQGISKSDLLELVEGNVSGNQHIQNCLQKSSDIIKRFKRLAVDRHEEEVQTFDLITIINDVLDSMGPILREAKITTKLHAPKILEMQSYPGALSQTIQNIVKNSMDHAFEGVTFRRIDISANASRDSVQIVFEDNGIGLSQTINDVFEPFATTARHQGNTGLGLHLVHQWVNQLLKGSVSISTRNEGGTSVNIRVARYISDKPDSNEN
- a CDS encoding EAL domain-containing protein codes for the protein MAEGLFTFTEDKTKVKNQLEPWHVLSVEDDPDYQKTLELCLNGLEVEGRPIVLHKAQSATEASTFLSNRNDISVILLDVVMEEDDAGLKLVSTIRDVIDDNRVRIILLTGQASLAPQKDIMANYDIDEYWNKVDLTSEKLKSLIIANIRNWDTLNQLYIAKRGLQIIVDASRSITRSNDLQSFTSTVLNEISRVIQIDETDGIVCVNFNDANTPETFQILATTSTYISLNNKALNDYLTTLEKEDYNTVLGLVDKVKSTKQHQFDGRWNILFFSTKEYDKASYLFIVRTNSQIKQQHINLLNVFSDNISTRFANLALMNKLSFLAYYDVRTQLPNQNWLARELDSFNHKDRSEVVLLALKINEFPSLELCLGTDNINRLLNEMTITIKDRFKQSYAVTLVSQDTFVLMFDSQSFKTSDVTSIDELFIDNGDFQHHVSMTALTVKLDSLTELSSSDIINAIEIGLLDMHVQGAKQDVFDKELINKTSERQILLHQLNDAIKSNSGIHLVFQPKIDTHTNTTVGAEALVRWNLDNNLQLKPDQFIPLAQDSGLITPLDQLVMEKTFDAVKLLLSKQLPCSLSFNVTYSDLINQKFTSRLIDLIKETKAPNNSIEIEVTETELMDDYSMIEPIINTLLQNGVKVAIDDFGTGYSSLGVITKLPATTLKLDKVFVDSLATEKASQSVVKTVKSLSDIFNFEVIAEGVETEQQKQILVSMGIKVCQGYLYAKPMSLTNLVTRLENERQTI
- a CDS encoding M14 family metallopeptidase, encoding MKNTKRINLRNALSAALMVSSVVATPLIHAETATSIVQASTVQAEYTNQIPTVQQVLGYASGSKITNHSDMIRYFEALSLAAPDRVKLFDYGVTWEGRRLIYVAISNKSNIDNLDSFAENMQRLSDPRKTTEKQAQELIDNMPSSVWLGYSVHGNEISGTDAAMRTAYHLLAASNDKTVNKILDNTVVFIDPLQNPDGRTRFTSRYYATVGLEHSSDRLSAEHNEPWPRGRSNHYLFDMNRDWLAVTQPETKGRIAAINEFRPLVVIDLHEMGGDQSYYFAPAAKPFNPHMTDTQVANMNTIGANIGKYFDQDGYDYFTREIFDAFYPGYGDSWPTFYGASASTYEVSSSRGERYTKTTGELLTYDNTVQRHFVASIATAEGVADHRKKLLNDYYQYQVTAIESGKGKERIYVLNDELNRAGSHRLATLMAQHDVEVKQATESFKLCGNTYPTGTYFIDSAQPKGRFVTTTMTEQVNMSEAFIKEQERRRARNLNDEIYDVTGWSLPLMFGVDVDSCKSVPKVKYTFVTPDQKLKGQVENLNAKVGYIIPWGDMAAGRFLTHALKAGLTVKTADKSFTLDGKQRFPAGSIVIEKRQNSKDLPSVISSIAAQTGAKVIGIDTSWVTDGPSLGSGSMPELTAPRVAMAWDEPVSSLSAGHTRFVIERQFDYPVTAIRTNVLRYADLSNYQVLILPHGYYENALGKGGADNLKQWVKNGGVLITFAGATKFASNPDYAILDVQRERAVNENPSVYKDSDSGLVDGVVIKNRETLKVATEEFDKNPDFVAGVLANVEVDQEHWLTAGIKPNVVGIAYGSDIFTPIKLNSGKNLAWFSSEDKVLASGYLWEESKKQLAYKPFLIHQPMGKGMVIAYTQEPTTRAYLDGLNVMLMNSIFRAAAHASPLKQIH
- a CDS encoding HAD family hydrolase, which codes for MTIKLLNNKLSGVLFDLDNTLVSCTMNFKEMRRAVGCPEGVDILVHVSALDENLREQAHETIIDIEVADAQLSEPFDGLTELFEFLNHQDIPTGIITRNCLEAARLKLQRANLSTDILITREDFPAKPHPGALLHVANSWNLNTRNMLFVGDYKYDLLAANNAQMPSCLVHNEKDSPFTSMASYVTEDLITLKQDLKPFIQRNRLDL